TATTTGTACCTGTGCGGGGAAATAAATTTTAGACCCTGCACATTTCAAACCGAATTTAATGAATTCGCCCAAAAGGGGATGGCGTTGCTTTTTTTTGAAGTCTGTACCTCTACTAAGGGTGCTCCATTCTTTTGTTAGACAAATAGGGGACAGCTGTCCCCTATTACGCATTTCCATTGTTCAATCAACGGTTTACGGTTTTGTAAAGAGTCAAAAACCATGTCACTCAGGTCCCCGCCTTTGCGGGAAACTTCATGCCCCGTGGTGGCGCCACGAAGCATGAAAATAACTTTGTCCTGATAGATCCTCCTTTGCAAAAGGGGGATACAGTGGGATTTTCCACGCGATTATCAAATCCCCCCTACCCCCCCTTTTCTAAAGGGGGGAATATATGGAATCTATTTTCGTAGGAATGACAATTTGAGACGAAACCCGACTTTTTTACGAGGTCGTCAATTTCAAATGCAAAGAAAAAATGAGGGGACGTAATTCGGGGGATAAGATTGTGGGGAATTCGGGGTGGAATTTCCCAGAGCGTTATGTCACGGGAATTCCTTCTGAATTACCGATGCAATTATCTTGATTCATGCTTGCCGGAGAAATACTTATTTCCTCCTGATTCTTCCCTGCCCGGTTCAGTTAATTGTTCTTCCCATATCCCTGTTTCGAAATCCAGAAGTTGGAACGGCCGGAACAACCCTTTGTACTGCATGGAGCTGATCTCGCGTATATAATATCCAAGATAGTAATATTGAAGGCCGTTATTGCGGGCCCACTCAATCTCCTTAATGATGGAAAAGGTTCCAGGGGACAGGGAGCTGAATTGCGGATCAAAAGAGAAGTAGATTGTTGAAAGGGATTTTTTTCCAAGATCAAGGAAACCATTGCCTGCAAGCTTGCCGTTTACGAACAGTGCGGAGATAAGCGTCGGTGACGGTGATATAAAAAACTCGTTGAAGTATTCGCCTAAATCATGGGGGGCTTTATCATAGCGAATAAGGAGGAATCTGTTGAACAGCGATAAACTCTGCCCGATATACTTAGCTGCAAAGTCCATAGGCTCAAACATTTTAAATTCTGTCTTACTGTTATTTTTAAGGACGCGACGCTGGCTTTTTGAAGGCGTGAATGCATCTACTTGCAAGCGGATTGGAAGGCAGCGCCGGCAAGTTCCGCAGATGTTGCGGTAGAAATACCATGAGTTGTGTCGCCAGCCCCGTGCGAGATACTCATCGGTCTGCTCAGGAGAAAGGGATACATTCCATAATAAGGCCTCTTCAACCGGGGCTGTGATCTCGGGGAAGTAGGGACAGAGCTTATCAGTGACGGTACTGCGCTCTTTGAGAAAATCAATATTCATGTTCATCATTATAAACTTTACGGCTATTTTTGCGGGTTGATCTCATACGTAAATAGTCACCCTCCCCGGTTTGTACAAAGGGTGGGGTGGGGGGTGCTCTGTAAAATCCCCCTCAGTCCCCCTTTAGGAAAGGGGGAATTATGAGGAGGGAGATAAATTTCATGCCTTACGGGGCAGGGGCGTTTCCCGTGTTCGTTGCCCTCATTATCAGGTTAATGTCTCAACGTTTAGTTTCGGCTCAAGGCTTTCGTTGGCTTTTTGAAGGTTCTCCTGTGAGGCGTATACGGAGACAACGGCAGAATCCGCCGCAGAAGTAAAATAACGGGAAGCGGCTTCCAGCAACACTTCCGGTGTTATGTCGAGGATGCTGTTTCGGAATTTCAGGCGGTCTTCGTCTGTGAGACCGGTAAAGTCGCGAATCATGGCAATGTATCCCCTGCTCGACGGATCCATGGGTTTGTCGAGAGAGCCTATTGTCCCTATAATGGTTTTTTCAAGTTCCTCCCCTGAAGTTTTGTTTCCGGATATGAAATCCATTGCCTCACGGTAAACGTTCAGAGTATTTACAATGCTGGGGTCCCTGTAGGAGAGCAAGGCAAAGGTGCCGCTCATCGGGTCATATTGTGACATGCCTCCGTAAGCACCGCCCTGAACCCTGATATGTTTGTACAGATACCCGCTCGACAATTGTCGAGACAGCACAAACAAAGGGGCGGAAAGCGGATCGGCGTATGCCGGTGCAGAAAGGACCTTAGCTACATACGAGACCTGCGCGGGAATGGATATCCCGGTATGTATGGGAGTAAGGGCAGGGATACTCGGGTTTCCTATTCCTCCGTTGCCGGATAAACGCCTGACCAAATCAGCCGCGCTTTCCGATAAAAGAGAGATTCCTTCTGAATCCGCCGTTACATTAATGGAGAGCCTCTCTTTTCGGATAACCATGCTTTGAAGAAGGGTAAGCTTATCCAGCAACTCTCCTTTTATTTCGTTAAAGTGATCAGCGATACGGTTGACAAACTTAAGCTGTGACCTGCCGTGCCACTGTTCATCTCTGTATGCCGGTAAAGAGAGCGACGAGCCGGCAGTCCTCCGTGCGAAAGCATGGCCGGAAGGAACGACAGACGCATGGAGGCTGTTTTTCCTTTCTGCGATAAGGTCACGCATCCGGGTTTCGTTGGACATGTCTCCGGCTGCCAGAATATCCGAAATGATGTTGACGGCATCCCTGATATTTCGATGGAGCGCCTTGATACGAAAGATCATCTTCTGCCAGTTTTTCTTGCCGTCTACCGCCATACCTGCCGACAGGTGATAACCGACTCCCCCTGTTTTCAATACAATGCGCTTCGCCATCTCTTCATAATTGAAACCCGCTGCCCCCATATTGGTGATCAACTTTCCCAGGAGCGGGAGATAGGGTTGAAGGTCTTCCGGCATATCGGATACATCAAATGCCAGATCGAGGTAGGCAATGCCGTTGGTAAATATGTCGTGTATCATGGCCGGGACGTTTTCAATGGCCGCCTTTGCCGTAGGAACTGTTTCTATTTCGCGTGTGATATTGGAGATGCTCAGTTTTGGAAGTATCGCTGCCGCCCCCGGCATTTCCGGCTCAGCCTGGAATTTTTTCAGGGCAGAAGCGTCTTTTTGGATATTTTCCAGTTCGGGGCCGGAGAGTGATGCCTTGAGCCGGCCCATCTTTTTTTTGAATGCAGCCTCCTGCTCGGCCTGATAGGTTGTGCTCGGCTCCATGACGGACAACAGACGGTGGGGATTATCGACAAACCATTTCCGGACGATCTCCTGAAAGAGATCAGGTCTTGCCTTCCATTTCTTGCGGATTTCTTCGATGATGCGGGGGAAATTCAAACCTTCGAGGGGATCGCCGTCGTACAGCCAGGTATGATACGATCTCCCCATGAGTACGATCCCATACGGGTATGCGCTGCGAATAATCTCCTTGCCGTGGAATTCAACCTGGTGAAGAGTCCCCTCGATCAGGTCCCGATCAAAGCCGGATTCTATGAGATTCTTTAACGTATCGATGATCAGCGCCTCGATACGGGAGGCTTTGT
The sequence above is a segment of the Deltaproteobacteria bacterium genome. Coding sequences within it:
- a CDS encoding arginyltransferase; this encodes MNIDFLKERSTVTDKLCPYFPEITAPVEEALLWNVSLSPEQTDEYLARGWRHNSWYFYRNICGTCRRCLPIRLQVDAFTPSKSQRRVLKNNSKTEFKMFEPMDFAAKYIGQSLSLFNRFLLIRYDKAPHDLGEYFNEFFISPSPTLISALFVNGKLAGNGFLDLGKKSLSTIYFSFDPQFSSLSPGTFSIIKEIEWARNNGLQYYYLGYYIREISSMQYKGLFRPFQLLDFETGIWEEQLTEPGREESGGNKYFSGKHESR
- a CDS encoding insulinase family protein, coding for MTASIKCPAPTLATGAEVCGFRILRIEQLPEIRITAYESEHEKTGAKVIHLHCDDRENLYSIGFRTPPADSTGVPHILEHSVLAGSERYPLKDVFNELLRGTLQTFINAFTYPDKTIYPVASQVKADFFNLARVYTDLVLRPRLLKETFSQEGHHLEFSNPEDTSSELTISGIVYNEMKGAYSSPDALMYKIIQENLYPDTPYSFDSGGNPDEIPLLTYKQFKAFHRAYYSPTNARFFLYGDIPTADHLAFLAEMLEGFDRVEVDSTVKSQARWQKPSSIHDAYPIGTDDKTTGKTAVNVSWLTAENTDYATAVLLQITSGMLIGSAAGPLRKALIDSGLGEDLSPVTGVERDLKQMAFTVGLRGTDPDKASRIEALIIDTLKNLIESGFDRDLIEGTLHQVEFHGKEIIRSAYPYGIVLMGRSYHTWLYDGDPLEGLNFPRIIEEIRKKWKARPDLFQEIVRKWFVDNPHRLLSVMEPSTTYQAEQEAAFKKKMGRLKASLSGPELENIQKDASALKKFQAEPEMPGAAAILPKLSISNITREIETVPTAKAAIENVPAMIHDIFTNGIAYLDLAFDVSDMPEDLQPYLPLLGKLITNMGAAGFNYEEMAKRIVLKTGGVGYHLSAGMAVDGKKNWQKMIFRIKALHRNIRDAVNIISDILAAGDMSNETRMRDLIAERKNSLHASVVPSGHAFARRTAGSSLSLPAYRDEQWHGRSQLKFVNRIADHFNEIKGELLDKLTLLQSMVIRKERLSINVTADSEGISLLSESAADLVRRLSGNGGIGNPSIPALTPIHTGISIPAQVSYVAKVLSAPAYADPLSAPLFVLSRQLSSGYLYKHIRVQGGAYGGMSQYDPMSGTFALLSYRDPSIVNTLNVYREAMDFISGNKTSGEELEKTIIGTIGSLDKPMDPSSRGYIAMIRDFTGLTDEDRLKFRNSILDITPEVLLEAASRYFTSAADSAVVSVYASQENLQKANESLEPKLNVETLT